GATATTATTATACCGTACAACGACCTTCCTAATGATATTAAAACATATTTAACTACCCACTTCCCTAACAACAACTTTAAACACGCATTTAAAGATGATGACGACCATGAAATTGACGTGTTTTTGGAAGGTGATGTTGAACTTACTTTTGATGTAAACAACAAGGTTATTGAAATTGAGTGCGACAACGGATTGCCAAATAGTGTATTGCAAGCCGCAATTGTAACATATGTAAACACACATTACCCAAACAACCTTATTGTTTCGTGGAAACTTGACGACAACAAACAAGAAGTTGAACTTGACAACGGAGTTGAACTTGTCTTTGACTTAGACGGCAACTTCTTGTACGAAGACTAAGATTAGAAAATTAATGTTTAAAAACAAAAAAGCCCCGCACGTGCGGGGCTTTTTTTGTGTGGTACCGACTGGAGTTGAACCAGTGACCTGCGGATTTTCAGTCCGACGCTCTACCGACTGAGCTACGGTACCAACTATATTTTGGGTTTGCAAAGATACGATTACTTTCTAAATAAACAACTATTTAACAATTAATTTTTTACTGCTAAATATTCTGCCATTAATAACAAAGGTGCATAAATAAACGCCTGAACTTAAATTTTCTATATTTAAATTCGTTTTTTCAGCTGATGTGTCAATATCGCTAACTAACACTTGTTGCCCTAGCATATTGCGAATAATAACTTTTACATTGTTATCGAAAGACGAAAATTTATGTGTAAAACCAATTTTGTTAGTTGCCGGATTTGGATAAGGTCCACTGATTGAAGTTTTAACATCTCTATCGGCAGACAAATCCGTCATTTTAAAATTAACTACAACCTTCGCATTAACCGGCTGCTCTACCGAGGCACTATCGTAAAAAACAATCTCTACCGAGCTTTTACCGGTTTTGCCCATAGGCATGTAATCTAATTTGAATTCTGATAAAATGCTGCCTGCAGTAATAGTGTCTTTTTGGGTAACATTTACAAAACCCGGATAGCAATTAAAACGGTCGCACATTGCAAAAGCTGTACCTTCTACCAACGACAACTCATTTTTTTTCATGTGTACATTATATAAATCGTTACCGGTATTGTTTTTAACCTTAAACGTGTACGTATGAATTGCGTTGTAATCAAGAGATACCACAGTAATATCCTGATTGTTTATTACATTCATCTCGTTATCGTAAATAATTAACGATGAATCATTTGCATGAGCTTTCGACGAATTAAAAGTAGCGTTTGCACTAAGCGTAAACGAAAGTATTGCTAAAGCAAATATAAGTGTAATTTTTTTCATGGCTTTGTTAATTTTATAGCTTTCCTTTTTACAAAAGTAATATTTTATTTTATTTGAATGATGTAAAGCATATTTTTTTTATAATTTTTAGTGTTTTAGCAAAAAATTTATATTTGTAGGCTAATTAATATTTATTAAAATAATTACAAAAACATTTGTTAATCATAAATATAATAACACTATGAAAAAATTTACTTTATTGCTTACTCTCGTAATGAGTGTTCTGATTGCGAGTTCTCAATCGCAACGATTTGTTGTTTTGGAGCACTTTACTAATGCATCGTGCGGACCTTGTGCTGCATATAATCCGACTTTAGCAAACTTGCTAAACAACAATACTTCAAAATGTATATCCATACAATATCACACAAGTTGGCCCGGTGTCGACCCTATGAATGCCCACAACCCTGCCGATGTTAGTGCAAGAGTTGGTTTTTACGGAGTTCAAGGCGTTCCGCATGTTGTTATGGACGGTAATGCTTTTAGCGGAAGCCCTGCATACGTTAACCAAACCATGATAAACAACCGCTATGCTGTTCCTGCTGACTTTGATATAACAATTAATCAGGAACTTAATCAGGCTCAAGATTCAATTTTTATTACTATGCTTGGCGTTGCAACAAAAAATGTGTCGGGCAACTTAGTCGCTCATTGTGCAGTTATTGAAAAATTAATCCAATTCACAACTGCTCCCGGCTATAACGGCGAAAAAGTTTTTCATAATGTTATGAAAAAAATGCTTCCGACAAGTTCAGGAACAGCATTGCCCGATAATATGAGTGTTGGCGATTACTTCATTGTTAGAGCTGCATGGAAATTAGAAAATGTTTACCAAATCAATCAGCTTAGCGTTGTAGGTTTTGTTCAAAATAAAACCGATAAAGCCGTACTTCAAGCTGCTAAAACTTCAACAGATCCCATTACCGCACC
The sequence above is a segment of the Lentimicrobiaceae bacterium genome. Coding sequences within it:
- a CDS encoding T9SS type A sorting domain-containing protein — translated: MKKITLIFALAILSFTLSANATFNSSKAHANDSSLIIYDNEMNVINNQDITVVSLDYNAIHTYTFKVKNNTGNDLYNVHMKKNELSLVEGTAFAMCDRFNCYPGFVNVTQKDTITAGSILSEFKLDYMPMGKTGKSSVEIVFYDSASVEQPVNAKVVVNFKMTDLSADRDVKTSISGPYPNPATNKIGFTHKFSSFDNNVKVIIRNMLGQQVLVSDIDTSAEKTNLNIENLSSGVYLCTFVINGRIFSSKKLIVK